From a single Tepidisphaeraceae bacterium genomic region:
- a CDS encoding metallophosphoesterase: MDQWNLREAAALPVGGDGTAARVWVYSDIQQVDPDIAQAMMSAAVDDVLEVGGPLDAAWCLGDAQRGADEAALERVAAVFIQQMRRVDVPVCYLLGNHDMDLRRETGRNRYPLWERAIAERQWATQPRTDDLFFARRMGDYLVVFLGDHADSDGSWFTTHGGPKEAVAGAYPHTRATYERLRDAIAQYAGPVVIAAHYAFAGGQKPSPLLNQMLPLPANVKLVMHGHAHIGDLVWNKADPWERDHEVTGQALRQFNVSAIESLRSPGSHSAILELMPAGRWRLRIRDHQSKRWVGAYEG; this comes from the coding sequence ATGGATCAGTGGAATCTGCGGGAGGCGGCGGCGTTGCCGGTGGGGGGCGATGGGACGGCGGCGCGGGTGTGGGTGTATTCGGATATTCAGCAAGTCGATCCGGACATCGCGCAGGCGATGATGTCGGCGGCGGTGGATGATGTGCTGGAGGTCGGGGGGCCGTTGGACGCGGCGTGGTGCCTGGGGGATGCGCAGCGCGGGGCGGACGAGGCGGCGCTCGAGCGGGTGGCGGCAGTCTTCATCCAGCAGATGCGGCGGGTGGACGTGCCGGTCTGTTACCTGCTGGGCAATCACGATATGGATTTAAGGCGGGAGACGGGCAGGAACCGGTATCCGCTGTGGGAACGGGCGATCGCCGAGCGACAGTGGGCGACGCAGCCGCGGACGGACGATCTGTTCTTCGCGAGAAGGATGGGCGATTACCTGGTGGTGTTTCTGGGTGATCACGCGGACAGCGATGGATCGTGGTTTACGACGCATGGCGGGCCGAAGGAAGCGGTAGCGGGGGCGTATCCGCATACGCGGGCGACGTACGAACGGCTGCGCGACGCGATCGCGCAGTACGCGGGGCCGGTGGTGATCGCGGCCCACTATGCGTTTGCGGGCGGGCAGAAACCGTCGCCGTTGTTGAATCAGATGCTGCCGTTGCCGGCGAACGTGAAACTGGTGATGCACGGGCACGCGCACATCGGCGACCTTGTGTGGAACAAGGCCGACCCGTGGGAGCGCGATCACGAGGTGACCGGGCAGGCGTTGCGGCAGTTCAACGTGTCGGCGATTGAATCGCTAAGGTCGCCGGGCAGCCATTCGGCGATTCTGGAGTTGATGCCGGCGGGCCGGTGGCGGCTGCGGATTCGGGATCATCAGAGCAAAAGGTGGGTGGGGGCGTACGAGGGGTGA